From a single Paenibacillus sp. FSL R5-0345 genomic region:
- the fliW gene encoding flagellar assembly protein FliW, giving the protein MIIETLSWGTLEVDEEQVYHFPKGLPGFDEEIDFALIAMEQTPFWYLQSVRSMGLSFLLGDPFVFYPSYEFELPDDEAEELSIKDGIVVRCVITLKEQTEHSTINLLAPIVLNPTARLAKQIVLHKAPYHTKHSLLQEQSVIDGKDGG; this is encoded by the coding sequence TTGATTATAGAAACACTATCTTGGGGTACATTGGAAGTAGATGAAGAGCAAGTATACCATTTTCCCAAAGGACTACCTGGCTTTGATGAAGAAATCGACTTTGCTTTGATCGCGATGGAGCAAACACCTTTTTGGTATCTCCAATCTGTTAGAAGCATGGGTCTATCCTTTCTGTTAGGAGATCCATTTGTTTTTTATCCGTCCTATGAGTTTGAGTTGCCGGATGATGAAGCTGAAGAATTAAGTATAAAAGATGGGATTGTCGTTCGTTGTGTTATCACTCTGAAGGAACAAACTGAACATTCGACGATTAATCTTCTAGCTCCTATTGTATTGAATCCTACAGCTCGTTTAGCTAAACAGATCGTTCTTCATAAAGCACCTTACCATACTAAGCATTCCTTGCTGCAGGAACAGTCAGTTATCGATGGAAAGGATGGTGGATGA
- the flgL gene encoding flagellar hook-associated protein FlgL, translated as MLRVTSNMMNSQLLLNLNRNARTMNDTQLQLSSGRKINKPSDDPVGITYSLRYRAELSSNEQYTKNVDSALSWLDYNDTVLGQAGDVVQKIRELSVQAATGSNPQSALDSINAEVMQLKEQLVDISNSTLNGKYIFNGEQYNTKPYDFAKGADGTYDVSKPITTDTGQIQFIVGEDVRMPISTTGNDVFGNTGDADNLFAIINQLSVALKSGDSKGISAQLGLIDTRMEKILTARSEIGAKTNRVELMQDRLSDLNINLTDLQAKTEDADYEGLIMNSKIQENIYNASLSVGAKIISTTLVDFIR; from the coding sequence GAGAGTAACCTCTAACATGATGAATTCACAGCTTCTGCTTAACCTAAACCGTAACGCACGTACGATGAACGACACACAATTACAGCTTTCAAGTGGCCGCAAAATCAATAAGCCTTCCGATGATCCGGTAGGAATTACGTATTCTCTGCGTTATCGTGCGGAGCTTTCATCTAACGAGCAATATACTAAGAATGTAGATAGCGCTCTTTCATGGCTAGATTATAATGATACAGTTCTAGGGCAGGCCGGAGATGTTGTACAGAAGATTCGTGAACTGTCCGTACAGGCTGCGACAGGTAGTAATCCACAGTCTGCTCTAGATAGTATCAATGCAGAGGTTATGCAGCTGAAAGAACAGCTGGTGGATATTTCTAACAGTACACTGAACGGAAAGTATATTTTTAATGGTGAGCAATACAATACGAAGCCTTATGATTTTGCTAAAGGTGCGGATGGTACATACGATGTATCTAAGCCGATTACTACGGATACAGGGCAGATTCAGTTTATCGTAGGTGAAGACGTGCGTATGCCTATTAGTACGACAGGTAATGACGTATTCGGTAATACTGGGGATGCAGACAATTTGTTTGCAATCATTAATCAATTATCAGTTGCCTTGAAATCCGGTGATTCCAAAGGAATATCGGCACAACTTGGTTTAATTGATACAAGGATGGAAAAAATTCTGACGGCGCGCTCTGAAATAGGGGCCAAAACCAACCGTGTGGAATTAATGCAGGATCGGCTTAGTGATTTGAATATTAACTTAACGGATTTACAGGCTAAGACTGAAGATGCCGACTATGAGGGTTTGATTATGAACTCTAAGATTCAAGAGAATATCTATAATGCATCCTTGTCTGTGGGTGCAAAGATTATTTCCACAACTCTCGTAGACTTTATCAGATAA
- a CDS encoding DUF6470 family protein: MLQPILQIRQTPAVIGIDADPGTYSITQPKAEVKIKTTAGELTVQSTRPELTIDQSRAWEAYNGGRMLDMNKRIYSGIQQLYLQGIARKVEQGNRMAQFFKPGNTIAEVYGSDTEPQSFPETRGPASYANVEIHFETRAPQIEFSASKVDIQVDRRNPEIEYTRGKLNIYMQQYASVQFIPPELNVQL; the protein is encoded by the coding sequence TTGCTACAACCGATATTGCAAATCCGTCAGACGCCTGCTGTGATTGGTATTGATGCTGATCCGGGCACTTACTCGATCACTCAGCCTAAAGCTGAGGTTAAAATAAAGACTACTGCAGGTGAATTAACGGTTCAATCTACTAGACCGGAGCTTACTATTGATCAATCCCGTGCTTGGGAGGCTTATAACGGTGGAAGGATGCTGGATATGAACAAACGGATTTATTCTGGCATTCAACAGTTATACCTTCAGGGAATTGCCCGAAAGGTTGAGCAAGGGAATCGGATGGCTCAGTTTTTTAAACCTGGCAATACGATTGCAGAAGTATACGGATCAGACACTGAACCACAATCCTTTCCGGAGACACGTGGTCCAGCATCGTATGCTAATGTGGAGATTCACTTTGAGACGAGAGCCCCACAAATCGAATTTAGTGCCTCAAAGGTTGATATTCAGGTTGATCGGCGTAATCCTGAAATTGAGTATACCCGTGGAAAGTTAAATATATATATGCAGCAATACGCTTCTGTTCAGTTTATTCCACCAGAATTGAATGTTCAATTGTAG